One Cellulomonas soli DNA window includes the following coding sequences:
- a CDS encoding ROK family transcriptional regulator — MSSTAARTATTRVVTDINRTAILDALAQHGPQTRTALRERTGLSPATVDRLCTALEREGLVVRAGVEKSSGGRPSTLFRFAGERRVIVTAEVTAHVSRGLLVGLDGSVSDRVERSYGPDADPDRRLDETLELVAALVRAARAGNRSCLGVALSVPGVVDDDGRVSNSAELGWERLAVGSIVEHRTGLPTLVENDANAIAVGEWTQGVGAGTDSLVSVVLGVGLGAGIVSQGRLVRGARAGAGEIGYLLAGRDAFDRLHTRQGDLESRIGALAARYQGERGPLGTAGLLDAAAAGDAAALPLADELLDYLSLSIAALTTVLDPEVVVLSGQLPQDTAWLLHGVEGRLTGRIPFPPKVVVGALGADAPLLGVGELMARRTKGSVYLA, encoded by the coding sequence ATGAGCAGCACGGCCGCACGGACGGCGACGACACGGGTCGTCACCGACATCAACCGGACCGCGATCCTCGACGCGCTGGCCCAGCACGGACCCCAGACCCGGACCGCGCTCCGGGAGCGCACCGGCCTGAGCCCGGCCACCGTCGACCGGCTCTGCACCGCCCTCGAGCGCGAAGGGCTCGTCGTGCGCGCCGGCGTCGAGAAGTCCTCCGGCGGGCGCCCCTCGACGCTCTTCCGCTTCGCCGGCGAGCGCCGCGTCATCGTCACCGCCGAGGTCACAGCGCACGTCTCCCGCGGCCTGCTCGTCGGGCTCGACGGCTCGGTCTCCGACCGCGTGGAGCGCTCCTACGGCCCCGACGCCGACCCCGACCGCCGCCTGGACGAGACGCTCGAGCTCGTCGCCGCCCTCGTCCGCGCGGCCCGCGCCGGCAACCGGTCCTGCCTCGGCGTCGCCCTGTCCGTCCCCGGCGTCGTCGACGACGACGGCCGCGTCTCCAACTCCGCCGAGCTCGGCTGGGAACGGCTCGCGGTCGGCTCGATCGTCGAGCACCGCACCGGCCTGCCCACCCTCGTCGAGAACGACGCCAACGCGATCGCCGTCGGCGAGTGGACCCAGGGCGTCGGCGCCGGCACCGACAGCCTCGTCTCCGTGGTGCTCGGCGTCGGCCTCGGCGCCGGCATCGTGTCCCAGGGCCGCCTGGTGCGCGGCGCGCGTGCCGGAGCCGGCGAGATCGGCTACCTGCTCGCCGGACGGGACGCCTTCGACCGGCTGCACACCCGGCAGGGCGACCTCGAGTCCCGCATCGGCGCCCTCGCCGCCCGGTACCAGGGCGAGCGGGGTCCGCTCGGCACCGCCGGGCTGCTCGACGCCGCCGCCGCCGGGGACGCCGCCGCGCTGCCGCTCGCCGACGAGCTGCTCGACTACCTCAGCCTCTCGATCGCCGCCCTCACCACCGTGCTCGACCCCGAGGTCGTCGTCCTGTCCGGCCAGCTGCCGCAGGACACCGCCTGGCTGCTGCACGGCGTCGAGGGACGCCTCACCGGGCGCATCCCCTTCCCGCCGAAGGTCGTCGTCGGAGCCCTCGGCGCCGACGCACCGCTGCTCGGCGTCGGGGAGCTCATGGCCCGCCGGACGAAGGGATCTGTCTACCTTGCCTGA
- a CDS encoding ABC transporter substrate-binding protein, translating into MKLPQLPLATAALVGLLALSACAGGATASDGDDPVSLEFVLSGDANQGGGYQAMADKYEAETGVHVEIVDVPYDDLVTRLRSGAQAGDLPALARASEVDPLWSSSILDLTDIAEQNGVMDSLLVENADGEVQALPSDLTAVGLFLNKSLFDQAGVAYPGVDDTPWTWDEFVAALEQVKAATGAKYGMVMDASAHRLRSFMYQFGSQGVQEQADGTWALDDEGATALEYFKGLNDDDIMPKSVWLSGEDPSALFKSGQVAAYYSGVWQVTDFSENITDFEWTTSLMPAQTTRATNLGTNWMVAFDGTGVEQETLDFINWLYEPTNYAELSKISGFLPAETGLEVDYTADADAFDMFYAEIEASDPIAGDQATAALENSFAGRVLEFEPLKDETVKYLNDEQDLATTVQAIGDQTTDAYGE; encoded by the coding sequence GTGAAGCTCCCTCAGCTCCCCCTCGCCACGGCGGCGCTCGTCGGCCTGCTCGCCCTCAGCGCGTGCGCCGGCGGCGCCACCGCCTCCGACGGCGACGACCCCGTCTCGCTCGAGTTCGTCCTGTCGGGCGACGCCAACCAGGGCGGTGGCTACCAGGCCATGGCCGACAAGTACGAGGCCGAGACCGGCGTGCACGTCGAGATCGTCGACGTGCCCTACGACGACCTCGTCACCCGGCTGCGTTCCGGCGCCCAGGCCGGCGACCTGCCCGCCCTCGCCCGCGCCTCCGAGGTCGACCCGCTGTGGTCGAGCAGCATCCTCGACCTGACCGACATCGCCGAGCAGAACGGCGTCATGGACTCCCTGCTCGTCGAGAACGCCGACGGCGAGGTGCAGGCCCTGCCCAGCGACCTCACCGCGGTCGGGCTCTTCCTCAACAAGTCCCTCTTCGACCAGGCCGGGGTCGCCTACCCCGGCGTCGACGACACCCCGTGGACCTGGGACGAGTTCGTCGCCGCGCTCGAGCAGGTCAAGGCGGCCACGGGCGCCAAGTACGGCATGGTCATGGACGCCTCGGCGCACCGGCTGCGCTCCTTCATGTACCAGTTCGGCTCCCAGGGCGTGCAGGAGCAGGCCGACGGGACCTGGGCGCTCGACGACGAGGGCGCCACGGCCCTGGAGTACTTCAAGGGTCTGAACGACGACGACATCATGCCGAAGTCGGTGTGGCTCTCGGGCGAGGACCCGTCGGCTCTCTTCAAGAGCGGGCAGGTCGCCGCCTACTACTCGGGCGTCTGGCAGGTCACCGACTTCTCGGAGAACATCACCGACTTCGAGTGGACGACCTCCCTCATGCCCGCGCAGACCACCCGCGCCACCAACCTCGGCACCAACTGGATGGTCGCGTTCGACGGCACGGGCGTCGAGCAGGAGACGCTCGACTTCATCAACTGGCTGTACGAGCCGACCAACTACGCCGAGCTGTCGAAGATCTCCGGGTTCCTGCCCGCCGAGACGGGCCTCGAGGTCGACTACACCGCCGACGCGGACGCGTTCGACATGTTCTACGCCGAGATCGAGGCGTCCGACCCCATCGCCGGCGACCAGGCGACCGCAGCCCTGGAGAACAGCTTCGCCGGCCGCGTCCTGGAGTTCGAGCCGCTCAAGGACGAGACCGTCAAGTACCTGAACGACGAGCAGGACCTCGCCACCACCGTGCAGGCCATCGGGGACCAGACCACCGACGCCTACGGCGAATGA
- a CDS encoding carbohydrate ABC transporter permease produces MTSETTTTADHAAPAAARPPLRRRVVPRRVRIARATPPTIALWVLVALFAFPLIWFLLSSVKPGGELFRYPLTFLPETWTFDGYAEAWDRVDFGLYFRNTLLVATITTTLTVFFSAATGFALAKYKAWWINVLFICILATTMLPTEVILTPTFAVIRDLGLYDTLAGIIVPSIVTASGIFMFRQFFLTVPDELMDAARIDGARELTIFFRIMLPLAKPIAITLAIFSFQWRWNDYIWPLIVLSDPDRFTLQVALRSLVGAENIDWTVLLPASVISIVPLALLFLVAQRYVLSADLNSGLKD; encoded by the coding sequence GTGACTTCTGAGACCACCACCACCGCCGACCACGCCGCCCCCGCGGCCGCACGTCCGCCCCTGCGTCGCCGCGTCGTCCCCCGCCGGGTCCGCATCGCGCGCGCGACCCCGCCGACGATCGCGCTGTGGGTGCTCGTCGCGCTCTTCGCGTTCCCGCTGATCTGGTTCCTGCTCAGCTCCGTCAAGCCGGGCGGCGAGCTGTTCCGCTACCCGCTGACCTTCCTGCCCGAGACCTGGACGTTCGACGGCTACGCCGAGGCCTGGGACCGCGTCGACTTCGGGCTGTACTTCCGCAACACGCTGCTGGTCGCGACGATCACGACGACCCTGACGGTGTTCTTCAGCGCCGCGACCGGCTTCGCGCTGGCCAAGTACAAGGCGTGGTGGATCAACGTCCTGTTCATCTGCATCCTGGCGACGACCATGCTGCCCACCGAGGTCATCCTGACCCCCACGTTCGCGGTCATCCGCGACCTCGGGCTGTACGACACCCTGGCCGGCATCATCGTGCCCTCGATCGTCACCGCGAGCGGCATCTTCATGTTCCGGCAGTTCTTCCTGACGGTGCCCGACGAGCTCATGGACGCGGCCCGCATCGACGGCGCACGCGAGCTGACGATCTTCTTCCGGATCATGCTGCCGCTGGCCAAGCCGATCGCGATCACCCTGGCGATCTTCAGCTTCCAGTGGCGCTGGAACGACTACATCTGGCCGCTCATCGTGCTCTCGGACCCGGACCGGTTCACGCTGCAGGTCGCGCTGCGCAGCCTGGTCGGCGCAGAGAACATCGACTGGACGGTGCTGCTGCCCGCCTCCGTGATCTCGATCGTGCCGCTCGCGCTGCTCTTCCTCGTCGCCCAGCGGTACGTGCTGAGCGCCGACCTGAACTCCGGCCTCAAGGACTGA
- a CDS encoding MFS transporter, protein MRLRSDPVVRLRALVLAAYCVNGFCLSAWNVRLAAIGEQTGLDAAGLGRFLMAGAIGTLVTIPVAGRWVARAGSRRVYGLATVGFVVAYLALAAAIALGAVWPLLAANALHGAAFALTNVPQSVLGTQAERRVGRSILSQFHAAYSIAAALGAALGGLAATAGLGPAPQLLALAVLAGAARTAVWSGLRGAGTLDPLPARPVPPSGPDEEPTPRGRRTGVWLETSTLLLGTVVFGAALSEGAANNWITPTLIDAFPVDEGTAATAVSVFLVAQTLGRIAGGRLVDRFGATVALVTSGLVSTAGVVLFAAAPVLWLCWVGAGVWGLGAALSVPVAISVAARGGDAPTRIAAVTSLSSLANIAGPPLIGAAADAVGLRWAVGAVGVVLLAGAVAGRFAARDRRPRIAPVRAEPQPVDAAG, encoded by the coding sequence GTGAGGCTGCGGTCCGACCCGGTCGTCCGGCTGCGCGCGCTCGTCCTCGCGGCCTACTGCGTCAACGGCTTCTGCCTGTCCGCCTGGAACGTGCGGCTCGCGGCCATCGGCGAGCAGACCGGGCTGGACGCGGCCGGGCTCGGACGGTTCCTCATGGCCGGGGCGATCGGCACGCTCGTCACGATCCCCGTCGCCGGGCGCTGGGTCGCCCGGGCGGGCTCGCGCCGGGTCTACGGGCTCGCGACCGTCGGGTTCGTCGTGGCCTACCTCGCGCTGGCCGCCGCGATCGCCCTCGGCGCCGTGTGGCCGCTGCTGGCCGCCAACGCCCTGCACGGTGCCGCGTTCGCCCTGACCAACGTGCCGCAGAGCGTGCTGGGCACCCAGGCCGAGCGTCGCGTCGGCCGCTCGATCCTGTCGCAGTTCCACGCGGCGTACTCGATCGCCGCCGCGCTCGGTGCCGCGCTCGGCGGGCTGGCCGCCACCGCGGGCCTCGGCCCGGCGCCGCAGCTCCTGGCGCTCGCCGTGCTGGCCGGTGCGGCCCGGACCGCGGTGTGGTCCGGGCTGCGCGGAGCTGGCACCCTCGACCCGCTGCCCGCCCGCCCCGTGCCACCGTCCGGACCGGACGAGGAGCCGACGCCGCGCGGGCGGCGCACCGGGGTCTGGCTCGAGACCTCGACGCTGCTGCTCGGCACCGTCGTCTTCGGTGCCGCGCTCTCGGAGGGGGCCGCCAACAACTGGATCACCCCGACCCTGATCGACGCCTTCCCCGTCGACGAGGGCACCGCGGCGACCGCCGTCTCGGTGTTCCTCGTCGCCCAGACGCTCGGCCGGATCGCCGGCGGGCGGCTCGTCGACCGGTTCGGGGCGACGGTGGCGCTCGTCACCTCCGGGCTCGTCTCGACGGCCGGGGTCGTCCTGTTCGCCGCGGCGCCCGTGCTGTGGCTGTGCTGGGTCGGCGCCGGGGTCTGGGGCCTGGGAGCGGCGCTGTCCGTGCCCGTCGCGATCTCGGTCGCGGCGCGGGGCGGGGACGCACCGACCCGGATCGCCGCGGTCACCTCGCTCAGCTCGCTCGCCAACATCGCCGGGCCGCCGCTCATCGGCGCCGCGGCCGACGCCGTGGGCCTGCGATGGGCCGTCGGCGCCGTGGGCGTCGTGCTGCTCGCCGGGGCGGTCGCGGGGCGGTTCGCCGCTCGCGACCGCCGCCCTCGGATCGCGCCGGTGCGCGCAGAGCCTCAACCGGTCGACGCCGCCGGCTGA
- a CDS encoding SIS domain-containing protein — translation MSATVAAFTRAQPAVVRHQLDVLGPRMDDTLVRLGRGPWAEVLLVGSGTSHHAAVLAAASFAGSTPWSARRTVRAMIPTDVLHHPGDLVLGPGTLVVGISQSGRSTGTRGVLALARSLGSPTVLVTGGPPSGDVPADVVLDIACGPEPVGAKTKGFTATVVALHTLGLALDGTPVAAAGLDGLPDDLQAVLDDAAPLVDALVDTQVDAPVDAPVGTDGPTSVPVVTWGPWWPVAAEGALKVLEVSRLPVTVHDVEEFLHGPHLALTAGSLLVVVGDESPLGARADALVAFVRDLGARVLDIRAGEGSPLAAPPTTVTGTTSTDAASSDRKAGARHVVRVDLPATRDVLAGADPATTVTTALPAVVPLQLLALALARARGLRPEDDVFPGFHQRLGSKTPDTAARPPRASDPKENR, via the coding sequence GTGAGCGCGACCGTCGCCGCCTTCACCCGGGCGCAGCCCGCTGTCGTCCGGCACCAGCTCGACGTGCTCGGGCCGCGCATGGACGACACGCTCGTCCGCCTCGGCCGCGGCCCGTGGGCCGAGGTGCTGCTCGTCGGCTCCGGGACGTCGCACCACGCGGCCGTGCTGGCCGCGGCCTCGTTCGCCGGCAGCACGCCCTGGTCGGCCCGGCGCACCGTGCGGGCCATGATCCCGACGGACGTGCTGCACCACCCGGGCGACCTCGTGCTCGGGCCCGGCACCCTGGTCGTCGGGATCTCCCAGAGCGGGCGCAGCACCGGGACCCGGGGCGTGCTCGCGCTCGCCCGCTCGCTCGGCTCGCCGACCGTCCTGGTCACGGGCGGGCCGCCGAGCGGGGACGTGCCCGCGGACGTCGTGCTCGACATCGCCTGCGGTCCCGAGCCGGTCGGTGCGAAGACCAAGGGCTTCACGGCGACGGTCGTCGCGCTGCACACCCTAGGGCTCGCGCTCGACGGGACGCCCGTCGCTGCCGCCGGGCTCGACGGGCTGCCCGACGACCTGCAGGCCGTGCTCGACGACGCCGCACCGCTGGTCGACGCCCTGGTCGACACGCAGGTCGATGCACCCGTCGACGCACCCGTCGGCACCGACGGTCCGACGAGCGTGCCCGTGGTCACCTGGGGTCCGTGGTGGCCGGTGGCCGCCGAGGGAGCGCTCAAGGTGCTCGAGGTCTCCCGCCTGCCCGTCACCGTGCACGACGTCGAGGAGTTCCTGCACGGACCGCACCTCGCACTGACCGCGGGCAGCCTGCTCGTCGTCGTCGGCGACGAGTCGCCGCTCGGCGCCCGTGCCGACGCGCTCGTCGCGTTCGTCCGCGACCTCGGCGCTCGTGTGCTCGACATCCGCGCGGGCGAAGGTTCCCCGCTCGCCGCACCGCCGACCACCGTGACCGGCACGACGTCGACCGACGCCGCGTCGTCCGACCGCAAGGCCGGGGCGCGGCACGTCGTCCGCGTCGACCTGCCCGCGACCCGCGACGTCCTCGCCGGTGCGGACCCCGCAACGACCGTGACCACCGCCTTGCCCGCCGTCGTCCCGCTGCAGCTGCTCGCCCTCGCACTCGCGCGGGCACGCGGCCTGCGGCCCGAGGACGACGTGTTCCCCGGCTTCCACCAGCGCCTGGGGAGCAAGACCCCCGACACCGCCGCACGCCCGCCGCGTGCGAGCGACCCGAAGGAGAACCGTTGA
- a CDS encoding BadF/BadG/BcrA/BcrD ATPase family protein, with protein MPDQSTALATAVSHVGVDVGGTKTHVAVVGTDGSRQDAVLPSAGWRRGSTFDTLENFDRLAATVDAVAPGCLHTRVVVGLHGLDTAEQRRIARTELAARSRGSVQVVNDAELLGPAAGYAQCIQLIVGTGAIAMGVDVHGTLLTADGYGAVLGDDGSAPALVRETVRAAMRHADLHGEAAALADPVVAALASAYRAASVADLALAVSTEDAYDWGRHAPLVFAAAAAGSAVAQGVVESAAEALTRDVLAVRSRGALGTVVVAAGGVITHQPGLQQAFAERLARHDPELTVHVLTVPPVEGALVLAAAL; from the coding sequence TTGCCTGACCAGAGCACCGCCCTGGCCACCGCCGTCTCCCACGTGGGCGTCGACGTCGGCGGCACCAAGACGCACGTCGCCGTCGTCGGCACCGACGGGAGCCGGCAGGACGCCGTGCTGCCCTCGGCCGGCTGGCGCCGCGGCTCCACGTTCGACACCCTCGAGAACTTCGACCGGCTCGCCGCCACCGTCGACGCCGTCGCCCCCGGCTGCCTGCACACCCGGGTCGTCGTCGGGCTGCACGGCCTCGACACCGCCGAGCAGCGCCGCATCGCCCGCACCGAGCTCGCTGCCCGGTCCCGGGGCAGCGTGCAGGTCGTCAACGACGCCGAGCTGCTCGGGCCCGCAGCCGGGTACGCGCAGTGCATCCAGCTCATCGTCGGCACCGGGGCCATCGCCATGGGGGTCGACGTGCACGGCACGCTGCTCACCGCGGACGGCTACGGCGCGGTGCTCGGGGACGACGGCAGCGCCCCGGCGCTCGTGCGCGAGACCGTCCGGGCCGCCATGCGGCACGCCGACCTGCACGGCGAGGCCGCCGCGCTCGCCGACCCCGTCGTCGCCGCGCTCGCCTCCGCCTACCGGGCAGCGAGCGTCGCCGACCTCGCACTCGCCGTCAGCACCGAGGACGCCTACGACTGGGGCCGGCACGCCCCGCTCGTCTTCGCCGCGGCCGCAGCCGGGTCCGCGGTCGCCCAGGGCGTCGTCGAGTCGGCCGCCGAGGCGCTGACCAGGGACGTCCTGGCCGTCCGGAGCCGTGGCGCGCTCGGTACGGTCGTCGTGGCAGCCGGCGGGGTGATCACGCACCAGCCCGGCCTGCAGCAGGCGTTCGCCGAACGCCTCGCCCGTCACGACCCGGAGCTGACCGTGCACGTGCTGACCGTCCCGCCCGTCGAAGGTGCCCTCGTCCTCGCGGCCGCCCTGTGA
- a CDS encoding carbohydrate ABC transporter permease — MRAHTEQTTPPAAAAAPATTAPATTVPASAARTRRRRPYGRHTLAPLLLTGTTIVLFALFFVWPGALGLAYSFTDYRGLGDMDFVGLQNYQDLFVDQDFYSALTRTGLYVVLSVPLTYVVSLAIAVLLVNVHAKGTAAAKIVFFVPWLVSPIVTGVIWRWLFGESFGFVNYALGRLGAGPVAWASDANLSLLVVLLASAWASTAFNMLLFMAAIRNVPRSYYEAAQLDGANGWQRFRAITLPGIAPTSFMVVLLTTIGSMKEFAMVQALNGGGPGTENRLIVQYIYETGFNRAQVGYASAVSMVLMAILLVIALVQLRFERRATRDF, encoded by the coding sequence GTGCGCGCACACACGGAGCAGACCACGCCGCCCGCCGCGGCGGCAGCGCCCGCGACGACAGCGCCCGCGACGACCGTCCCCGCGAGCGCCGCACGGACCCGGCGTCGGCGCCCCTACGGCCGCCACACGCTGGCACCGCTGCTCCTGACCGGCACGACGATCGTGCTCTTCGCCCTGTTCTTCGTCTGGCCCGGCGCCCTCGGCCTGGCCTACTCGTTCACGGACTACCGCGGCCTGGGCGACATGGACTTCGTCGGGCTGCAGAACTACCAGGACTTGTTCGTCGACCAGGACTTCTACTCCGCGCTGACCCGCACGGGGCTGTACGTGGTCCTGTCCGTGCCGCTGACCTACGTGGTCTCGCTGGCCATCGCGGTGCTGCTGGTCAACGTGCACGCCAAGGGGACCGCCGCCGCCAAGATCGTGTTCTTCGTCCCGTGGCTCGTCTCCCCGATCGTCACGGGCGTCATCTGGCGCTGGCTGTTCGGCGAGAGCTTCGGGTTCGTCAACTACGCGCTCGGCCGGCTCGGCGCCGGGCCGGTCGCCTGGGCCTCGGACGCCAACCTCTCGCTGCTGGTCGTCCTGCTCGCCTCGGCGTGGGCCAGCACCGCGTTCAACATGCTGCTGTTCATGGCGGCGATCCGGAACGTGCCGCGCTCGTACTACGAGGCCGCGCAGCTCGACGGCGCGAACGGCTGGCAGCGGTTCCGGGCCATCACCCTGCCGGGCATCGCCCCGACCTCGTTCATGGTCGTGCTCCTGACCACCATCGGGTCGATGAAGGAGTTCGCCATGGTGCAGGCCCTCAACGGCGGCGGTCCCGGCACCGAGAACCGGCTCATCGTCCAGTACATCTACGAGACCGGGTTCAACCGCGCGCAGGTCGGCTACGCCAGCGCCGTGTCCATGGTCCTCATGGCGATCCTCCTGGTCATCGCCCTCGTCCAGCTGCGCTTCGAACGGAGGGCCACCCGTGACTTCTGA
- a CDS encoding glycoside hydrolase family 2 TIM barrel-domain containing protein → MSVSARLLADLSAPLPGRGAIPPRAHLRTDAPAQLLDGTWQVRVWPTPRHVPDEESWLTDETPDGAGWSPIPVPSHWVLEGHGSPAYSNLQYPFPIDPPFPPDDNPVADHRLVLTADDALAGHPTLLRFEGVDNAATVWLNGVELGTTRGSRLTHEFLTTGILRPGTNVLAVRVAQWSASSYLEDQDMWWLPGVFRSVTLLARPAGGVRDVFVHAGYDHRDGFGTLRVDVDREDGAAGPALLSVPALGLVDVAVGTEHRVPGVAPWSAETPVLHDATVRTGTETVHLRIGFRTVHVEDATLMLNGRPLLLRGVNRHEHHPVHGRVLPPETVRAELELMKQHHVNAIRTSHYPPRADLLDLADELGFYVILENDLETHGFALVGWRGNPSDDPRWFPAYADRMCRTVERDKNHCSVLLWSLGNESGTGSNLEAIARWTRRRDPDRLVHYEGDWDSTYVDVYSRMYATTDEVAAIAAEPPADRFADPIRRHRRELPFLQCEYVHAMGNGPGGLREYQDLFHAHPRLAGGFVWEWVEHTLDGGPTADGTGRRGLYGGDFGESVHDGSFVVDGLVHADRTPGPALADLKAVWAPVALTLADDLSTLTVTNRYHALGLAHLAFTWSVAGAEGAGGAAGTDAGTGDADGTDVPVEPADVSGEIDVPDVPAGESAIVPLALPSHLEGRTVTVTASTRHAGGSCPAGHEVAWTQRVVAPAPAGLQGPAVVPFEEESLLRVGPLAVCTRTGLPVRLGDLALHDVAVGLWRAPTENDRGVGWDEPDLPSVADRWAAARLDDLRSRLLSITTDGRAVVVRTRVAPPVLDVGVDCTWRWTSDGDVVLLDLQVQPFGSWPCDWARVGVDLCLAAPTDEVTWTGLGPGPQYPDTGYGARHGTFTADRDTFAVRTVRPQEHGARRVDDASVRTGDGGLRVRGSGVWLTARPWDRHTVATTGHDHDLPPAAATYVSIDAALSGVGTASCGQGVLPAYRLPASRQTLRVLLEPLGPVR, encoded by the coding sequence GTGAGCGTCTCCGCGCGCCTGCTGGCCGACCTGTCCGCCCCGCTGCCCGGTCGCGGGGCGATCCCGCCGCGCGCGCACCTGCGCACCGACGCCCCCGCGCAGCTGCTCGACGGCACCTGGCAGGTGCGCGTGTGGCCCACGCCCCGGCACGTGCCCGACGAGGAGAGCTGGCTGACCGACGAGACGCCCGACGGCGCCGGCTGGTCGCCCATCCCCGTGCCGTCGCACTGGGTGCTCGAAGGGCACGGCTCACCGGCCTACAGCAACCTGCAGTACCCGTTCCCGATCGACCCGCCGTTCCCGCCCGACGACAACCCCGTGGCCGACCACCGGCTGGTCCTCACCGCCGACGACGCGCTCGCCGGCCACCCCACGCTGCTGCGGTTCGAGGGCGTCGACAACGCCGCGACCGTCTGGCTCAACGGCGTCGAGCTCGGCACCACGCGCGGCAGCCGCCTGACCCACGAGTTCCTCACCACCGGCATCCTGCGGCCCGGCACGAACGTCCTCGCGGTGCGCGTCGCCCAGTGGTCGGCCTCGAGCTACCTCGAGGACCAGGACATGTGGTGGCTGCCCGGGGTGTTCCGCAGCGTCACCCTGCTGGCCCGCCCGGCCGGCGGCGTGCGGGACGTCTTCGTGCACGCCGGCTACGACCACCGCGACGGCTTCGGCACCCTGCGCGTCGACGTCGACCGTGAGGACGGCGCCGCCGGACCCGCGCTGCTGTCGGTCCCCGCGCTCGGCCTCGTCGACGTCGCCGTCGGCACCGAGCACCGCGTACCCGGCGTCGCGCCGTGGTCCGCCGAGACGCCCGTGCTGCACGACGCGACCGTACGAACCGGCACCGAGACCGTGCACCTGCGCATCGGCTTCCGCACCGTGCACGTCGAGGACGCCACCCTGATGCTCAACGGCCGCCCGCTGCTGCTGCGCGGCGTCAACCGGCACGAGCACCACCCGGTGCACGGCCGCGTGCTGCCGCCCGAGACGGTGCGCGCCGAGCTGGAGCTGATGAAGCAGCACCACGTCAACGCGATCCGCACCTCGCACTACCCGCCGCGCGCCGACCTGCTCGACCTGGCCGACGAGCTCGGCTTCTACGTGATCCTCGAGAACGACCTGGAGACGCACGGCTTCGCGCTCGTCGGCTGGCGTGGCAACCCCAGCGACGACCCGCGCTGGTTCCCCGCGTACGCCGACCGGATGTGCCGGACCGTCGAGCGGGACAAGAACCACTGCTCGGTGCTCCTGTGGTCCCTCGGCAACGAGTCGGGCACCGGCAGCAACCTCGAGGCCATCGCCCGCTGGACCCGGCGGCGCGACCCCGACCGGCTCGTGCACTACGAGGGCGACTGGGACTCGACCTACGTCGACGTGTACTCGCGCATGTACGCCACGACCGACGAGGTCGCGGCGATCGCCGCCGAGCCGCCCGCCGACCGCTTCGCCGACCCGATCCGCCGGCACCGGCGCGAGCTGCCTTTCCTGCAGTGCGAGTACGTGCACGCCATGGGCAACGGGCCCGGCGGGCTGCGCGAGTACCAGGACCTGTTCCACGCGCACCCGCGGCTGGCCGGCGGGTTCGTCTGGGAGTGGGTCGAGCACACCCTCGACGGCGGACCGACCGCGGACGGCACGGGACGGCGCGGGCTGTACGGCGGCGACTTCGGCGAGTCCGTGCACGACGGCAGCTTCGTCGTCGACGGCCTCGTGCACGCCGACCGCACCCCGGGCCCGGCGCTGGCCGACCTCAAGGCCGTGTGGGCGCCCGTCGCCCTGACCCTCGCCGACGACCTGTCGACGCTGACGGTGACCAACCGGTACCACGCGCTCGGGCTCGCGCACCTGGCGTTCACCTGGTCGGTCGCGGGCGCTGAGGGCGCGGGGGGTGCCGCCGGCACTGACGCCGGCACCGGCGATGCCGACGGCACTGACGTGCCGGTCGAACCTGCCGACGTCTCCGGCGAGATCGACGTGCCCGACGTGCCCGCAGGGGAGAGCGCGATCGTGCCGCTCGCCCTGCCCTCCCACCTCGAGGGCCGCACGGTCACGGTCACGGCCAGTACCCGGCACGCCGGGGGCAGTTGCCCGGCCGGGCACGAGGTCGCCTGGACCCAGCGCGTCGTCGCGCCCGCCCCGGCGGGTCTGCAGGGACCCGCGGTCGTCCCGTTCGAGGAGGAGTCGCTGCTGCGCGTCGGCCCGCTCGCGGTCTGCACCCGCACCGGCCTGCCCGTGCGGCTCGGCGACCTCGCGCTGCACGACGTCGCCGTCGGCCTGTGGCGCGCACCGACGGAGAACGACCGCGGGGTCGGCTGGGACGAGCCCGACCTGCCGTCCGTCGCGGACCGCTGGGCGGCCGCACGCCTCGACGACCTGCGCAGCCGCCTGCTGTCGATCACCACCGACGGCCGGGCGGTCGTCGTCCGCACGCGCGTGGCACCCCCGGTCCTCGACGTCGGGGTCGACTGCACCTGGCGCTGGACGTCGGACGGCGACGTCGTGCTGCTGGACCTGCAGGTCCAGCCGTTCGGCAGCTGGCCGTGCGACTGGGCGCGCGTCGGCGTCGACCTGTGCCTGGCCGCGCCGACCGACGAGGTAACCTGGACGGGCCTGGGCCCGGGCCCGCAGTACCCCGACACCGGGTACGGCGCACGCCACGGCACGTTCACCGCCGACCGCGACACGTTTGCCGTCCGCACGGTGCGCCCGCAGGAGCACGGGGCCCGTCGGGTCGACGACGCGAGCGTGCGCACGGGCGACGGCGGGCTGCGCGTGCGAGGTTCGGGCGTCTGGCTGACGGCCCGGCCGTGGGACCGCCACACGGTCGCGACCACCGGCCACGACCACGACCTGCCGCCCGCGGCTGCCACGTACGTGTCCATCGACGCCGCCCTCAGCGGGGTCGGCACGGCGTCCTGCGGCCAGGGCGTGCTGCCCGCCTACCGTCTGCCGGCCTCCCGGCAGACCTTGCGCGTCCTGCTGGAGCCGCTCGGACCCGTGCGGTGA